The genomic interval TGATACAGAAGTTTGATTAGTCATGATATAACCTGCAAATTTTGGTTCTTGATGACTAATTGAGCTGCAATGTCTGCTGattactttcaattaatttaatggAGAGCATTATCTATTGAAGATATTGCTTAACGATCATGCTCCTTTGGTTAGCCCGCTACAGCTTTCAGGAGTACTTATGAAGGTATGGAGCTTGACACCTCTGGTGGGAAATCAGTTACCATGCAGAAAATCTGGCATTTGATTCaggtaataaaaattttcacaagtacttggaaaatcaagtttgatATTCCAGTATTGTCTCTTCTCTTCTGAAATTAGTGAAAAACGGATTCAATAGATGGAATTTATTTTCCTCATGAGaatatcctttttttaaaattaatcacctcaagttcaatgtttttttcttctctcagTCATTGGTTGGTGAAGAATCCACCATGGTTCAGCAGAATGTCTCAAGAAAAATGTCACTGGTAATAGGAGCAAGACACCACCTTGAGTGGGGACATGAGAAGTACATCTTGGATACCATCCAAAGCCATCCTGCACAGGTGACAAGCTTGAGGTTAATCATTCATTTGAGACTTATGCAAAATGAAGAATGGTTATCTGGTTCATTTTGTTAGAAAGCATGACAGaaactttgtgttttgtagTCTTATTACTGAATTAACTGAATCAATTTGTGATACATTGCTCATTAAATTTGTAATTTCTTTTGTGAAGCCTCCATATTCCAAGTGGTGTACAAGTTTTTTAGTTAAAAGGCTGATTTATCATGGTCCATGCCAGTCTTTCTGTAGCTCATGTAGTAAAAATagcttccatttttttcttctatggTGGCAATCTGTTTCTATATGGTATCTTGATGTCATGCGTTCTTGTTTTGCCAAGTTGTTGCCTATCTCAATTATTATAATCCATAACTATTTTTGTAGTTTCTGGATCCTATATCTACTTTAATTCTTTTATCTGATGTATAAATGTCTATCTTTCTAAATACATTTCATCACTATGTTTAGGCTGCTCTAGGTGGCGCTGTTGGCAATCTGCAAAAAATTCGGGCATTTCTCCGGGTTAGTGAGCTCAAATGGTCATGTTTCAAGGTTGCCTTTATAgcttctgaaatttaaaatgtattttttcATAAGGTTCGACTGAGGGATCATGGTGTCCTAGACTTTGATTCAGGCGATGCACGGAGGCAGCCACCAGTTGACACAACTTGGCAGCAGGTTTGTAACTCTTGTTTCATTGGCTTCTGTTGCAAATCTTCATCACTCCAGCGTTGAGTATTGAATTGCTTTTTTAGCCTTTATTTTCATCAATACCATTCATATGAGGCTTGGACTTCAAATATTATTTCTTGTAAACCTATACTCGGTGGTTATAGGcgatatgtttggatttccacaattGCCCATAGCAATATATTGGGTGCATCTTGCAATTGACTGTCATTACTGTACTTCATTTTATTCCAAGGCCCTGTGATTGTATGGCTATTTGCATTTGTGATATTATTAAGTAGTCTCTTGGTAATATGGAATTCTGTTTCTGCATTCTTTTCAGcttatttgataatttataataCGGTTTGGTTGGTTGAGCTCTGTGATCATGAATATAGCAGAGCTTTCATATCCTCATTATATTCTGTGTGGATGCCTTTCAACAGATTTTACCTAAACAAGGGACTGATCATTTGTTAATTATGATGAACAGATATATTATTGCTTAAGAACTGGATATTATGATGAGGCAAGGTTTGTTGCTCAATCCTCTCGTGTTGCTCACCAGTTTGCTCCTCAGGTAAATAatttcaatgattttttaagCCGCCCTATCCCCTCAGATGCATATACTTCTTAATAATGGTTTGTTGAACATCTCATTGACAGCTTGCAGAGTGGATAACAACTGGAGGCTTGGTGTCATCAGAGACTGCTGTTGCCGCATCAGAAGAATGTGAGAAAATGCTGCGAATGGGTGATCGAGCTGGGCGGCCTGGTTATGATAGGAAGAAGCTACTGCTTTATGCTATAATTTCTGGTTGTCGGCATCAAATTGATCGGCTGCTCAAAGATCTACCCACGCTTTTCAATACTATTGAAGATTTCTTGTGGTTCAAACTTTCATCAGTACGTGATAGTTCTAGTGGAGCCACCTCTCTTGTTCTAAGTGAAGGTTTAGTACCCTACAGTCTCGATGATCTCCAGGGTTACTTGAACAAATTTGAGCCATCATACTAcacaaaaaatggaaaagatcCCTTGGTTTATCCATATGTTTTACTTCTGAGTATTCAGTTAGTTCCTGCAGTCTTATATTTGTCCAAGGAAATAGGTGATGAAGGATACAATGTTGATGCTGTACATATTGCAATTGTTTTAGCAGACAAGGGCATTCTTTCTGATGGTGCTGGCGCTAGCCAAAAAATAGGAATAATGGATGCTTGTGCTGAAACAGCTAGCATAATACGACAATATGGTTCAGTCTATCTGCGACATGGTAATCTTGAGCTTGCTCTAGAATATTATGCGCAAGCTGCTGCCGCCATGGGTGGTGGAGAGTTGTCATGGATTGGACGTGGTAATGTCGATCAGCAAAGACAACggaatttgatgatgaagcaACTTCTGACAGAGATTTTGTTACGTGATGGTGGTATACTACTGTTGCTTGGTTCGCGAGGTGCTGGAGAAGAAGGTGCTCTCAGAAAGTACTTCATGGACTGGAAAACTCAGCAGCAGTTCTTACTTGAAGCTGCTCATAAGTGTCAAGAATCTGGGCTATATGATAAAGTGAGTTCTCAGTCATTTTGAGGCTAATGTTCTTTGATCTTGTTCTGTAATTATTTCTGCTAATTGGTTTTGTTTCACTGACTTGCAACTGTAACTATGGACTTTCAAGCAACCCACTTAGTTCATCAACTTCAAATGATCAACAGTCTAGATAGCCAACCATTCATGATGAGAATTATCTGAAGTTCCTTACTGATAAGAGTACAACGGGGCATTGATGAAATAATAGGAATCTAGTCACTTCATTGTATGTGGCAATTGCATGTAGAAACTCTTGTTTGACTTTTATTTCTTCAGGTGATGAAAGTTACTTTTGGTGATGAAAGTTTCTTTTGATGAAAGTTACTACTGTATGGTTGCTCATACTGAAAACGCTATTTTTGTGgttaaaaataactttattcACATTGAGCTTTGGACTTCTATTACCTCTAGTGAATCAATATTGAATGGGTTGAGAGATGTTCtgaatttgtaaaatatcaatttgCAACCGTACAGTAGTACCAAATTGCTTGATTTAGGGTAAATTGCTTTGTCAGTGTATTTCAGGATTTTGCTTATACAGCCATTTTAGTTAAAAGTATGTATCAACTCACCAACGTTATCAAGCATGTGATAGTGATAATATTTGATGTTCAGGTGAAATGATCTTTGCACTGCCTCTTTTTAAGACAGTCAAGTAATGGAATGTCAATGATTGATCATGATACTATTGGAGATAATGGAATGGCTAATTACTTAAATGCACACAACCTTATGCCCCCACATATACGGAATCTGCATCCTATACTTCAACCTTTTTATTGTCACTCTAGAATCTAGAGTTGCATTCTTAATGTTGCTTTAGGTTATTTCAAGATTTCCGATCCTGTTTCCTTTTGCTGTTAAGATGGTATACTGAAAAATTACAAGTTGGATATGGAATAGGATCTTTTGTTCTTCAGGAAATACTTTAAttatgaaatatgaaaatttaatattattagaaaattttcaagttcATGAATTTATGTTTATGGACTATGTTACAGTTTGGAGTGGTCATATATCATGTTATGGGTTtaatgcatgtttggcttgtgtGGGGCTAAGTATGCGGTCAGCTGAAATTTCTACAGGATCTCGATTTCATTCTATGATTTTAACCAATGGACTGTTCAATGCATGTTTCTGAATCTATTATAAGATGCTGAGGCTACGTTTAATGATGAGGAAATTCTATGAAtgatctcatcattttttttgtgaatacaaACTCTTTGCAGTCTATAGAAATTCACAAGAGGGTTGGAGCTTTTGCAATGGCATTAGAGACTATCAATAAATGTCTGTCAGAGGCCATCTGTGCTATGTTGCGGGGTACATTAGATGGTGAAAGTCAAACTGCTGGTTTAATTCATTCTGGCAATGATATATTGGATACATTCAAATATTCTTCTGAAGCTAGGTTTGTATTAAACAAATGCATTATTTTCTCCTAAGAATTTGTTATTGCTACATTATATTCTCTCTAAATGTTGATGATCCATGATCTTGGCAGCTATCTCGTCAGGACATCAGGGCATGCTGTATTGTACTTGTTTGCTTAAAGTCAACATATCTGAGAAAATTACTAGTGATCTTGGTTTCAGGCAATTCCTAGGTGTAGATTGCTTCTCATATGCTTGTCTTTTGAAGTAATTTGTCCTTTTGGAATTGGAGCTTTTTACAATATAGTAAATGGATCTAGCTGTGtgattcttttatttgtacCATGTGATCTTGAACTTGCAAACAGGTTACACAAATGAAAAATACTCTATAAGACTAGTGACAATCCATCTGTTacaaattctttttcttcttgtgtcattcaatggattttttttactttaccAGTTTGATCTTCTTTAGTGAATTTTGTTCCAGATTTGTGTTTCTAATACTAATTTTCTCGAAGATGAACATGTCACTGTGGTACTCTGTTTTGACTTATTTTTCTCAGTGGAAGTATGTAGTCAAATGCAAATGATGGGCTTTTGTATTACCTGTTTGCTAATAAAtcaaattagtaatttaataatttcaaattgtGGATACTGCAGTCAATATGCATTTGATAATGTATTATTTCAATATTCATTGGTGTCAGGGGTTTgtctttaataatttttctacTAACCTTGGTTATCGGTCCTCATCTACAGTCTTCAGGAGAAGGACCAAATCGGTGAACAGCAGATAGTATTAAGACAACTGGAAGCGATTTTATTTGTCCACAACTTAGCGAGAGCTGGCCAGCATGTTGATGCTCTTAGGGAGATTTGCAAGCTCACTTTCCTTCCGTTAAATCCTCGTTCAACAGATGTTACAAATGATGCCTTTAGGAATCTCTCCCCCTATGTTCAAGCATGTGTCCCAGATCTTCTCAAAGCTGCTCTAACTTGTCTAGACAATGTGACTGACACCGATGGAACACTTCGTGCCTTAAAGTCTAAGGTGTGTATTTTAATTCCTAAGTTCTACTTGGCACAATTTCATGcgtataatataataaaaattaactgtacaacaaacctgaattgcctgagaaaatttataaatgctACTGTTTTTTATGTtggtatatataattttgaactGCCCAGGCTGGTTCCATAATAAAAGGCCTGTGATGTTGATACCATTTACTGAACTTCTTAGTTTGAACTCAGGCTTATACTTTGTATGCTCATTTACTTATGCTTAAATCAGAAGGAAATATTAGGAAATGGACATAGTGTGATACGTTGTGTAATGTTTTTCTAATCACACCTAATTTCCAGAGAGACGAAAAGATTATGACTCTCTcctattataattatatacaaGGTAGAATTTCTCCATATTCGAACTTCATCACCTTTGACACAttgttttttcttgttgttcaaCAGATAGCAAGCTTTGTAGCAAACAACATGACAAGGAACTGGCCACATGACTTGTATGAAAAGGTTGCACAAAGCATATGATAAATTAGCATTGACTGCCGTCATGGATCAACGACAAACTAGTTTTTCAGACCACCACCACCTTATCACCTTTTTTTTGGTAAGTATCTGTATCTTCCATGAAATCCATACCTAAATTGTCTTGTAGTCTTCCCTGGATTTTGGGCCATGTTTCTGATGGTATGCTGACTTCAATTGCATGCTCATGTATGGAACTacaattataattttagttGAAGTTTTGCTTCTTGAGTTTTCTTCTCTTGAGAAAGTTTGGAAGCTAATTTGATAAGATTACTTGTTATAAATGGAattgaaaatgtttttatttttttttatttttttatttctcaatataTTAGAGCTTTAAAGATTATCATCTCTTTTCAGagtccctatgattgcattagtGATGCAATATATACTTCAAATGTCCAACTTGGCCAGGGCTCTTAACTGCTTCTTGTTGCTTGTAATCTGTTTTTCTTCTATCATACCAACTCATATTCTCTATTGTTCATTGATTATGATAGGTGTGCTTTTCTTTATTACATCTTgctaatatttttacatatatgccCCTGGAAAATCTCATTATTTGCTCAATCATCTTTTAGATGAGATAAGCAAACTAAATCAGAAAAGTCAAGAACtgtaggcttttttttttttaatatatatttggaaggttatagttattttttttatatttttattaaacacaAATTCTCCATTGTTGATGCATTTATGCATAGGAAAATTGTTTGTTCTCTTGGCCAATCACAAGTCTGCCTTTCAAAAAAGAACTGAAAGAGATTTGTGGATTactgacatttgaatttccCAACtcctttttcattaaaaatatatatatataattaatttttaaattttttattagtttccATTTCTAATGAGATATAAAATCCTATTGAAGGTTGGTAACAAACTCTATTAAGTTTGGTATTTGAGGCTCTTCATAGATCATCAATAAATGCTATAATATTCTTGACCAACCACCAAGAAGTACTCCCTGACttactattattataaaaattaatgaataatcTGAGTGTTGAACAAGTATTTGTtaagaaataagaataaatgCAGGCAGTTTCAGATATCTTTTTCCTAGAAccactttaattaaattaacatcCCTGCATATAATGCTGAGATGCATACATGTAACCTtaatatgttaatttaattatctAATACTAGGCATCTTTTACGCCTTTGTATcggaatttttaaaattttgtaaagaattttgagacaatatcatatataaaataatataattaaacaactcttaccatataagttattttatattttggattttatagatatttattacataaataattatgtgtaatttattttttaaattattaatattataagtaatataaataaaaatttaaatattataaaaaaattaaaattattttttaaaacgcTTTcagagtagattatacatctactttaataatatgtatagatgATACACATATATCTTCAACAATAccaaaaaaaactcacaaaactaaataaataaattttccttTTCCAATGCAACTAAAATGAAGGAATGTTTGAAGCACAAATTGTCACACAAGGACtaaattctaattaaataaataactaggatttaaaaacaaagagaaatttctcatttttctcatttttctcatttttctcattaCCCTAAAAAATCCCcctttttttaactaattaaatatcttttccttctctctttgtcttaaattttgtaaattaccaaataataataataataataataataataataatagtgaaacTTCAAGGactaaaaaatgattaaaaaattaacaagggtttaaagaaaagaaaattttctcatTGGTCAACAACACGGCGGGTTCCCATTGTATATTAAACAAGCaacctttctctctctctctctctcattaaaTATCTtatcctttttctctctctttctctttctctctctctttctctatataGAGAAGCCAAGCATGAGCCATGCCCGCTCTCACCTCTCAGCTTCTCCACCTCCCATTCTCCACTTTCTCCTTCATCTATGGATTCCTCTCACACCCGCCTCGATTACGGCAAGATGGGCTATGGGTATGCACCCTCTTGTTcatccctttctctctctctcgatcccTTGATCcattgtgttttctctggttttttttgtttctttaatgctCTGAGCttcttgattgattgattgattgattgattgattgatcgATCTGTAGGTGTAAGCATTATAAGCGGAGATGTATGATCCGAGCGCCGTGTTGCAACGAGATCTTTCATTGCCGTCATTGCCACAATGAATCcacggttttttttttttggatttttttatgtttgtgtgtgtgtgatgaAATGGATGGATTTGATTGGTGTGGTTTGTGAttggatttgtttttttgtttgtttagtcGGATCGGCATGAACTTCGCCGCCAGGATGTCCAGAGGGTGAGATTTTTTATgtttaggtttttgtttaaatgtttgtTTTTGATTGTGATTTGAGATGTTGATGGGTTTGGGTGTTTGTGTTCGTTTGGCAGGTTATTTGTCTGATTTGTGACACCGAACAGCCTGTGAgtaattgtattttggatttttgtttgtctttttaatTAGGTTTTGTTGATGATTGAATTTGGTTGGTTGGTATGAGTTTTAGGTTGCGCAAGTATGCACAAACTGTGGGGTTAACATGGGGGAATACTTCTGTGGAATATGCAAATtctatgatgatgatgtgagTTGCTTCATTTTGCTAAATTGagaatgtttctttttatttgtttccttATTTTGGTTACCAGCAGCTGATGTTGTTTTGTTATTGGTTCTGTAGATTGAGAAAAAGCAGTATCATTGTGATAACTGTGGTATCTGCAGGTGGGTGAATTGTGGTTCTGtatttcttctgttttttttttctgtatttctttgtttttttccttcttctgtTGCTTAGTTCTTGCGATGTTTTTGACACACTGATTTGTGGTTCTGTAAATTTGGTTAGGGTTGGTGGCAGAGAGAATTTCTTCCACTGCAAGAAGTGTGGTATGTGCAGATTTTTCTCCATCAGTTATTTGACTTTGAATAATTATCTCTGTTGATTTTCAAACTGTATTATATTATAGTAAGCAGAATGGATGAAATGAAAAAGGTCTACTTAATTAAGAAATTTtcaaattgtaaaaaataagaattcaGGGGTCAGTTATAATAACAAGAATGAGATTGTGATGTGAAGGTGTTAGCAGGAGAAATGTGACTGGAAAATGGTTGCCTTGAGAGGAGAAATCTAGTTACTATTATTAACATCTTTGTTTTTGAACTACATTCTCAAAGTTTGATATGTGAAATTAGTTTATTCATATTGGCTACATTTTTTACAATTGTGAAAGATCTCAGGCTGGGTATGTCAAGGTCATAGGATATCTCAAGGTTTGGGTGGATGTCTACTTGTTGTAATCCATCTCATGGTGGTACATCTAAAGAGGAACTACTTCTCAGTCATTAGCTCGCCTCCAAATGTTAAATTTAATCAACACATGATCAGGTGAAGACTATATTGAATCAGGTCCAAATCAATCCACTCTTATTGAGTTAATAGAGGATCAAGCCACAGTTGAGGCACAGTTGAggcacataatatatataatgatgttTGCTTGGCTGAGTAAAAGACACTACAAGATAGTGGATTGGCAAGAATGGTGATGGGGGCCATTGGGGGGATGATGAGAGTTTGAATTGGGggatataaaatattaacagGGCCCCCTGTCTAATGGGGACCATGTGCCTCACATTTATTTAGATGTGGACCACACCTGTTCATTACTCAATTGATGCCTGCATCATCCACCATAATGAAGGGGCATGTGGGCCTCTTCTAAAAATTGGTCTCTGCCTCCTtctatgataaaaaataaaatatttaaaaattctaattaatATGACCAAGATCAAATTATTCTGTGAAAAGAGGGAAAACATGTTTAGTAACTTCTGAGATAAGTCTAATGTCTTTGACTAATGGAAGTGgtaaaaagaaggaaaacattggtaaaataatttatgaactATGATGAATTGTttcctaataaaaaatatttgtagtatggagattttttttaatgaccttTGATGTGCTGATGGTCAAATGCACAGATGCCTGTTATTCAATGGAGCTTCGTGATAAGCATTCATGTGTTGAGAACTCAATGCGGCACCACTGCCCCATTTGCTATGAGGTCTGTGTTTATGATGCCTTATTTTTCTACTTGAGTTTTGAAAACTTTGTTAATATCAGGAGATATATTGCAGTATCTGTTTGACTCCTTGAAAGAGACTACTGTTTTGAAGTGTGGGCACACCATGCATTCAAAGTGTTTTCAGGAGATGATGAAGCATGAAAAGTAATTCCACATTTTTCTTCAGCTTTAATAACTATTTGAATACCTCCTTGATCTTTAagttttcatttgtttatttgttttttttatcatgcaaTGTAGGTATACATGTCCAATATGCTCCAGGTCAGTGATTGACATGTCGAAAATGTGGAGGGAACTAGATGAAGAGGTAAAAACCTTAGTTTcttggattatttattttatgctaTCTAAATTTATTGAGGTTCATATAGACAAAGTTTGACTGAAATGTAAATTGACACAGTAGAATTATagttctcttatttttttcaaagtaaACTTTCCTCAAGATATCCACAGGTGTAACGTAATGTAGTCATTGCCTTTTATTGATTTCTgactaaaaaaaatgcaatgaaaattataataaatataacgtGCAAGTAACATGAGCATATTATTCGGATAATCCATAGT from Dioscorea cayenensis subsp. rotundata cultivar TDr96_F1 chromosome 7, TDr96_F1_v2_PseudoChromosome.rev07_lg8_w22 25.fasta, whole genome shotgun sequence carries:
- the LOC120264912 gene encoding nuclear pore complex protein NUP93A-like; the encoded protein is MAGDADMAGWTDLLHTSSKLLEQAAPSAQFPTLQRNLDQLEVLSKKLKTKTLRSEAPTQSVAATRLLAREGLSAEQLARDLKSFEIKTTYEDVFPSEATTVEEYLQQVHEMAMISSIQEAQRDNLRSYNDYMMQVLEDDWQKEKRDFLQSLSRLSTLPRTNNNLLSSGLARSGQMLSPASSSQVSSGQSAISLMPLANRPIIEKKASVYAEIVKNLNDTRGRGLPSNPATAFRSTYEGMELDTSGGKSVTMQKIWHLIQSLVGEESTMVQQNVSRKMSLVIGARHHLEWGHEKYILDTIQSHPAQAALGGAVGNLQKIRAFLRVRLRDHGVLDFDSGDARRQPPVDTTWQQIYYCLRTGYYDEARFVAQSSRVAHQFAPQLAEWITTGGLVSSETAVAASEECEKMLRMGDRAGRPGYDRKKLLLYAIISGCRHQIDRLLKDLPTLFNTIEDFLWFKLSSVRDSSSGATSLVLSEGLVPYSLDDLQGYLNKFEPSYYTKNGKDPLVYPYVLLLSIQLVPAVLYLSKEIGDEGYNVDAVHIAIVLADKGILSDGAGASQKIGIMDACAETASIIRQYGSVYLRHGNLELALEYYAQAAAAMGGGELSWIGRGNVDQQRQRNLMMKQLLTEILLRDGGILLLLGSRGAGEEGALRKYFMDWKTQQQFLLEAAHKCQESGLYDKSIEIHKRVGAFAMALETINKCLSEAICAMLRGTLDGESQTAGLIHSGNDILDTFKYSSEASLQEKDQIGEQQIVLRQLEAILFVHNLARAGQHVDALREICKLTFLPLNPRSTDVTNDAFRNLSPYVQACVPDLLKAALTCLDNVTDTDGTLRALKSKIASFVANNMTRNWPHDLYEKVAQSI
- the LOC120264238 gene encoding E3 ubiquitin-protein ligase MIEL1-like, encoding MDSSHTRLDYGKMGYGCKHYKRRCMIRAPCCNEIFHCRHCHNESTSDRHELRRQDVQRVICLICDTEQPVAQVCTNCGVNMGEYFCGICKFYDDDIEKKQYHCDNCGICRVGGRENFFHCKKCDACYSMELRDKHSCVENSMRHHCPICYEYLFDSLKETTVLKCGHTMHSKCFQEMMKHEKYTCPICSRSVIDMSKMWRELDEEIESTIMPEDYRNRKVWILCNDCNDTTEVYFHIIGQKCSHCQSYNTRAISRPTIPQ